In Vicinamibacterales bacterium, the following are encoded in one genomic region:
- the uvrA gene encoding excinuclease ABC subunit UvrA has translation MPPEMSEPATDQDGQIVISGARTHNLKGIDLTLPANQLIVVTGVSGSGKSSLAFDTLYAEGQRRYVESLSAYARQFLERMEKPDVDRIDGIAPAIAIRQKNSVRNPRSTVGTTTEIQDYLRLLWARVGLTICRQCRRNVIRETAELVAKQLSGLPEGTRLLLGFEMPVVYGLDAVVVNGGEGNGGGDVSEGPSNEHGELVGAVPATIEALRRRGFGRLYVDGQVVGFDDVDYESLVDRSCLDVLVDRVKVAPGLLARLTDSIEVAYLEGGGSAFAIQLSEEGNEISRPVFSERFECRTCAIPYELPQPRLFSFNNPFGACPTCNGFGNVIELDLGLVIPKPELSIEQGAIEPWTKPHYRSRLADLKRAARTKRIRLDVPWEELSNDERTFVVDGDGEYVGVRGFFRWLERKKYKVNIRVFLSRYRSYLTCPDCQGARLRQEARDVYVGGRTIDTVCALTVQAAAEFFEALQLDVREARIAEKILAEIRKRLTFLRDVGLDYLTLDRVSSTLSGGETQRINLATSLGSALVGTLYVLDEPSIGLHPRDNQRLIGILQQLRDQGNTVVVVEHDAEMMRTADYIVDLGLGAGEQGGRVVYAGEYGPLLKEPRSLTAKYLRDDLVIPLPTKRRKLTGQQIRVIGATEHNLQLRDINIPLNALTCVTGVSGSGKSTLVHDVLYAAVKQAKGGWDKKVGAHERVEGIELISNVSLVDQAPIGRSPRSNPVTYLKAFDPIRQLFASTKEAKVRGLTASHFSFNVPGGRCDVCEGGGVIRVEMQFLADVFVPCDECEGARFKPEVLDVTYRGRRVDQVLDMTVHEALSFFNNSPKVLRRLRVLDEIGLSYLRLGQPATTLSGGEAQRIKIASHLTGQGSDRTLYILDEPTTGLHFDDIAKLLGAFKKLLDVGHTLLVIEHNLDVVKTADWVIDLGPEGGHEGGRLVAAGTPEQVAQVQESYTGRHLRDVLGSGRSNAYAT, from the coding sequence GTGCCCCCAGAGATGTCCGAGCCCGCTACAGACCAGGACGGTCAGATTGTCATCAGCGGCGCACGTACGCATAACCTGAAGGGTATTGACCTAACGCTCCCTGCCAACCAGCTTATTGTTGTTACGGGCGTGAGTGGTTCGGGTAAATCGTCGCTTGCGTTTGACACGCTCTACGCTGAGGGGCAGCGACGCTATGTTGAGTCACTGTCAGCCTATGCCCGTCAGTTCCTTGAGCGGATGGAAAAGCCCGATGTCGATCGGATTGACGGCATCGCCCCAGCAATCGCCATTCGCCAGAAAAATAGCGTCCGGAACCCTCGGTCAACGGTGGGTACCACTACCGAAATTCAAGACTATCTCCGCCTTCTGTGGGCGCGAGTAGGCTTGACCATCTGCCGGCAATGTCGCCGTAACGTAATTCGCGAAACGGCCGAGCTTGTGGCTAAGCAACTCAGTGGACTTCCAGAAGGTACGCGTTTACTGCTTGGTTTCGAAATGCCGGTGGTCTACGGGCTTGATGCGGTCGTTGTGAACGGTGGTGAAGGTAACGGGGGAGGCGATGTTTCAGAGGGGCCCTCAAATGAGCATGGTGAGTTGGTCGGGGCGGTGCCGGCGACGATCGAAGCGCTGCGACGACGGGGTTTTGGCCGACTTTACGTTGATGGCCAGGTCGTGGGGTTTGATGATGTTGACTACGAGTCGCTCGTCGATCGTTCCTGTCTGGATGTGTTGGTTGACCGGGTCAAGGTAGCACCAGGTCTTCTGGCGCGGTTAACAGATTCGATTGAGGTTGCCTATCTGGAAGGCGGGGGTAGCGCATTCGCAATTCAGCTTTCTGAGGAGGGCAACGAAATCTCCCGGCCTGTTTTCAGTGAACGCTTTGAATGCCGCACCTGCGCCATCCCGTATGAACTCCCACAACCACGGCTGTTTTCATTTAACAATCCTTTTGGGGCGTGTCCTACCTGCAACGGGTTTGGCAATGTGATCGAACTTGATTTAGGACTAGTCATTCCTAAGCCAGAACTGTCAATTGAGCAGGGTGCCATCGAGCCATGGACCAAGCCGCATTATCGGTCAAGACTGGCTGACCTAAAACGGGCAGCGCGCACGAAACGAATCCGTCTTGACGTACCGTGGGAGGAACTAAGTAACGATGAACGGACGTTCGTTGTTGATGGCGATGGGGAGTACGTGGGGGTCCGTGGCTTTTTTCGCTGGCTCGAGCGGAAGAAATACAAGGTAAATATTCGCGTCTTTCTGAGTCGCTACCGGAGTTATCTCACCTGTCCCGATTGTCAGGGTGCCCGCCTACGCCAGGAAGCGCGCGACGTTTACGTTGGTGGTCGGACGATCGATACAGTGTGTGCATTGACCGTTCAGGCCGCAGCGGAATTTTTTGAGGCACTTCAACTTGACGTTCGCGAAGCGCGGATCGCTGAGAAGATTCTTGCTGAGATTCGAAAACGGCTGACTTTTCTACGTGATGTTGGTTTGGACTACCTGACCCTGGATCGAGTTTCGTCCACACTTTCTGGAGGTGAGACCCAGCGTATCAATTTAGCGACTTCGTTAGGCTCAGCGCTTGTTGGCACGTTATACGTGCTCGACGAACCGTCGATTGGGCTTCACCCTCGGGACAATCAGCGGTTGATTGGCATCCTCCAGCAACTTCGCGACCAAGGAAATACCGTTGTTGTGGTCGAGCACGATGCTGAGATGATGCGGACTGCTGACTATATTGTTGATCTTGGACTGGGGGCTGGTGAACAGGGAGGACGGGTCGTCTACGCGGGTGAATACGGGCCACTTCTCAAAGAGCCACGATCGTTAACAGCGAAGTATCTTCGTGATGATTTAGTCATTCCGTTGCCCACGAAGCGACGAAAGCTAACGGGACAGCAAATTCGAGTTATCGGCGCGACCGAACACAACCTACAGTTGCGCGATATCAACATTCCGCTGAACGCACTGACATGTGTAACCGGCGTCAGTGGTTCGGGTAAATCGACCCTTGTCCACGATGTTCTCTACGCGGCGGTGAAGCAGGCAAAGGGCGGGTGGGACAAGAAGGTGGGGGCGCATGAACGAGTTGAGGGCATAGAGCTGATCAGTAATGTTTCGCTTGTGGATCAAGCGCCGATTGGTCGATCCCCACGGTCCAATCCGGTGACCTACCTCAAGGCATTCGATCCGATCCGGCAGTTGTTCGCATCAACGAAGGAGGCCAAGGTGAGGGGTCTGACCGCTAGTCATTTTTCTTTTAATGTACCTGGCGGGCGTTGTGATGTGTGCGAGGGGGGAGGGGTCATCCGTGTTGAGATGCAATTTCTGGCCGATGTCTTTGTTCCTTGCGACGAATGCGAAGGTGCGCGATTCAAGCCGGAGGTGCTTGATGTGACTTATCGTGGGCGTCGAGTCGATCAGGTGCTGGATATGACAGTTCACGAGGCTTTATCTTTTTTTAATAATTCTCCGAAGGTACTGCGCCGACTCCGCGTCCTGGACGAAATTGGTCTAAGTTATCTTCGTCTCGGGCAACCGGCGACGACCTTGTCGGGAGGTGAGGCCCAACGAATTAAAATCGCCTCGCATCTTACAGGGCAGGGTAGTGATCGGACGCTCTACATACTGGACGAGCCTACGACTGGGTTGCACTTTGACGACATTGCCAAATTACTCGGGGCCTTCAAGAAGCTATTGGATGTCGGGCATACACTA